A genomic window from Cupriavidus basilensis includes:
- a CDS encoding metallophosphoesterase — MSVKHFGKNTAGRDFAVGDIHGCFSRLQVKLDSIGFDPYCDRLFSTGDLVDRGPESEQVLSWLDKSWFHAVRGNHEDMAIHHYRHGIDVYAYNANGGAWFIGMTPAERADYALAFADLPVAMEVETESGLVGIVHAECPVTDWSRLELALTGPAKQMYEAWCMWQDQRIKCVCDDDVAGVRAVVVGHYVVERFTSLGNVYYCDTGAYRRGRDFTIIDLATMEPVKAA, encoded by the coding sequence ATGAGCGTCAAACACTTCGGCAAGAACACGGCCGGCCGAGATTTCGCTGTCGGCGACATCCACGGTTGCTTCTCGCGCCTGCAGGTGAAGCTCGACAGTATCGGGTTTGACCCATACTGCGATCGACTCTTCAGCACCGGTGACCTGGTGGATCGCGGCCCGGAATCGGAGCAAGTGCTCTCTTGGCTGGACAAGTCATGGTTCCATGCGGTGCGCGGAAACCACGAGGACATGGCAATCCATCACTACCGCCACGGTATCGACGTGTACGCATACAACGCTAACGGCGGTGCGTGGTTCATCGGTATGACCCCGGCGGAGAGGGCAGATTATGCGCTTGCATTCGCCGACCTTCCGGTGGCCATGGAGGTGGAGACTGAATCCGGCTTGGTTGGAATTGTTCACGCCGAATGTCCCGTCACCGACTGGTCTCGCCTTGAACTCGCACTGACTGGCCCAGCCAAGCAGATGTACGAGGCTTGGTGTATGTGGCAGGACCAGCGCATCAAATGCGTTTGCGATGATGACGTGGCCGGCGTGCGCGCCGTGGTGGTTGGCCACTACGTTGTAGAGCGCTTCACCAGCCTTGGCAATGTGTACTACTGCGACACTGGGGCATATCGCCGGGGTCGCGACTTCACGATCATCGACTTGGCGACTATGGAGCCTGTCAAGGCGGCCTAG
- a CDS encoding macro domain-containing protein — protein sequence MRFNFRCTNVDVCLAMVQHFVGIGDVNIACADIFSAGRADAIVSPANSYGYMDGGIDLVYIRRFGWDLQTRLQMLLRERHGGVLPIGQAVAVPTGDPEIPTMISSPTMVRPSPVPLSQNAYLATRAALLIARKLGVEILLGTGMCTLTGRMAPAESAAQMRKAWDEVMVRPV from the coding sequence ATGAGGTTCAATTTCCGTTGCACCAATGTCGATGTTTGCCTGGCCATGGTCCAGCATTTCGTGGGGATAGGCGACGTGAACATTGCCTGTGCCGACATCTTCAGCGCAGGCCGTGCAGATGCGATCGTGAGCCCAGCAAATAGCTACGGCTACATGGATGGGGGAATCGACCTGGTCTACATCCGGCGCTTCGGGTGGGATCTGCAGACGCGTCTGCAAATGTTGCTTAGGGAACGCCACGGCGGTGTGCTGCCCATCGGCCAGGCCGTCGCAGTGCCGACCGGGGACCCCGAGATCCCGACCATGATCAGTTCGCCAACTATGGTGCGCCCTAGTCCTGTTCCGCTGTCTCAAAACGCCTACCTTGCGACCCGGGCCGCATTGCTTATAGCTCGGAAGTTGGGGGTTGAAATCCTGCTTGGCACCGGCATGTGCACGCTCACCGGCCGCATGGCTCCGGCAGAGAGTGCGGCTCAGATGCGGAAAGCGTGGGATGAGGTGATGGTGCGGCCGGTATGA
- a CDS encoding DNA translocase FtsK, protein MTDDALYAKAVAVVHERQIASITLVERCLKIPYAVAMSLMDRMSQETTFVRRLPTGLFEYTANALAAENATLHRRVQDLESQLGICREALADAERELAAANRELSCHR, encoded by the coding sequence ATGACTGACGATGCGTTGTACGCGAAGGCCGTCGCCGTGGTGCACGAACGCCAGATCGCATCTATCACCCTGGTCGAGCGCTGCCTGAAGATCCCCTACGCGGTAGCCATGTCCCTGATGGATCGGATGAGCCAGGAGACCACGTTTGTTCGCAGGCTCCCAACGGGGCTGTTCGAGTACACGGCAAATGCCCTGGCGGCAGAGAACGCAACGCTTCATAGGCGGGTACAGGATCTTGAAAGCCAACTCGGGATTTGTCGCGAGGCGCTAGCGGATGCCGAGCGAGAGCTCGCTGCTGCAAATCGGGAACTGTCATGCCATCGCTGA
- a CDS encoding DNA cytosine methyltransferase translates to MIHREYKTFGFCCGLGGGAKGFKKAASQVGNMIATWRCIGGIDVDPAAARDFEHLVGVPCTVMDLFTRAMYTAFHGKEPPAGWREATAADVRRAAGNETPDCVFISSPCKGASGLLSEALSRTPKYQALNELTLRCVWLMCEAWKDKPVKLIVFENVPRLATRGRHLLDQINQILRHYGYAVNETTHDCGQIGKLAQSRKRFLMVARHMEQVPAFLYEPEIHRLQGVGTVLGRMPLPGDPAGGPMHRVPSLQWKTWVRLAFVEAGSDWRSLNKLAVENGHLSDYLIVPEYRDGYMGVNRWDEPSGTVAGRSGPTNGTFSVADPRFAKSAKWNDGHAYGVLPWDQHTNTIAAQQMPGQGYYTVADPRHAGPAKHNNEFRIVPWGHAAGAVTGAHGTGQCVQDPRASTGFEGAGKYRITGFDEPAGTVIARSDTGQGAYAVADPRPGMRRERGDHYLTGGHYGVVGWEQPSGAVSAAAGHDNGRWSVADPRLPAANDKLIAIIRALDGTWHRPFTTFELACLQSLVEPEEYLELDGLSDQAWRERIGNAVPPDAACAIAEVMGTTLLLAETGETFMLSAMPVWVQPVAVALSVAQPAEVS, encoded by the coding sequence ATGATCCACCGCGAATACAAGACGTTCGGCTTCTGCTGCGGCCTGGGCGGCGGGGCCAAGGGCTTCAAGAAGGCTGCTTCCCAGGTGGGCAACATGATCGCGACCTGGCGCTGCATCGGCGGCATCGACGTCGACCCGGCAGCGGCGCGCGACTTCGAGCACCTCGTTGGCGTGCCGTGCACAGTGATGGACCTGTTCACCCGGGCGATGTACACCGCCTTCCACGGCAAAGAGCCGCCGGCGGGCTGGCGCGAGGCCACGGCCGCCGACGTTCGGCGTGCCGCCGGCAACGAGACGCCCGACTGCGTGTTCATCTCGTCGCCCTGTAAGGGCGCGTCCGGTCTGCTGTCCGAGGCGCTCAGCCGCACACCGAAGTACCAAGCTCTGAACGAGCTGACCCTGCGCTGCGTGTGGCTGATGTGCGAGGCTTGGAAAGACAAGCCCGTCAAGCTGATCGTCTTCGAGAACGTGCCGCGACTGGCCACGCGCGGGCGGCACTTGTTGGACCAGATCAACCAGATCCTGCGCCACTACGGCTATGCTGTGAATGAGACTACGCATGACTGCGGCCAGATCGGCAAGCTGGCCCAAAGCCGCAAGCGCTTCCTGATGGTTGCCCGGCACATGGAGCAGGTCCCGGCCTTCCTCTACGAGCCTGAGATTCATCGCCTGCAGGGCGTCGGTACCGTGCTGGGCCGCATGCCGCTGCCTGGCGATCCGGCCGGCGGACCGATGCACCGCGTGCCGTCGCTGCAGTGGAAGACCTGGGTGCGGCTGGCGTTTGTTGAGGCCGGTAGCGACTGGCGGAGCCTGAACAAGCTGGCGGTGGAGAACGGCCACCTCAGCGATTACCTGATCGTGCCCGAATATCGCGACGGCTACATGGGGGTGAATCGATGGGACGAGCCCAGCGGGACCGTCGCTGGTCGTAGTGGGCCGACGAACGGCACGTTCAGCGTTGCGGATCCCCGTTTCGCCAAAAGCGCGAAATGGAATGACGGCCATGCCTACGGCGTGCTGCCGTGGGACCAGCATACGAACACCATCGCTGCGCAGCAGATGCCAGGCCAGGGCTACTACACCGTCGCGGACCCGCGTCACGCTGGCCCGGCCAAGCACAATAACGAGTTCCGGATCGTGCCGTGGGGCCACGCCGCCGGCGCAGTAACCGGCGCCCACGGCACCGGCCAGTGCGTGCAGGACCCGCGCGCGTCGACCGGCTTCGAGGGCGCGGGCAAGTACCGCATCACCGGATTCGACGAGCCGGCCGGCACGGTCATCGCTCGCAGCGATACCGGCCAGGGCGCTTATGCCGTGGCGGATCCCCGCCCGGGCATGCGGCGCGAGCGCGGCGACCACTACCTGACCGGTGGCCACTATGGCGTGGTGGGCTGGGAACAGCCGAGCGGTGCGGTGTCTGCTGCTGCTGGCCACGACAACGGCCGGTGGTCTGTGGCGGACCCGCGCCTGCCTGCGGCGAACGACAAGCTGATTGCGATCATCCGCGCGCTGGACGGTACCTGGCACCGCCCTTTCACTACGTTTGAACTGGCCTGCCTGCAGTCGCTTGTTGAGCCCGAGGAATATCTCGAGTTGGACGGGCTGAGCGATCAGGCCTGGCGCGAGCGCATCGGCAACGCTGTGCCGCCGGACGCCGCGTGCGCGATCGCCGAGGTGATGGGCACCACCCTGCTACTGGCCGAGACCGGCGAGACGTTCATGCTGTCGGCCATGCCGGTGTGGGTCCAGCCCGTGGCCGTGGCGCTGTCGGTGGCGCAGCCTGCGGAGGTCTCATGA